The following coding sequences are from one Verrucosispora sp. WMMD573 window:
- a CDS encoding AMP-binding protein, with amino-acid sequence MRINSLLDTAARRHPHRVAVGDRIHRWSYQQLRRRSINLANLFRAAGLRPGDRIAARTGGAGFAAILFAAAYADLTLAPLSTGMRPFQLRAVLADVAPGLVVGVDPASVDVPAPTWSTERFGQILATLDEPVAGPRSSAADRTDGGSAAPALLMYTSGSSSQPKGVVCPHERILFATEAIGQVLAYRPDDVVLSCVPPSFDYGLYQILLSTAAGARLEILGAGEGLALLDRIASAQATVVPLVPEIATALLRLAARKSPPVTQPVRLFTSTGARMPAQLADGLRAAFPGAALTHMYGLTECKRATILEPDGDLVRPGSVGRAIPGTVVRVVDRRGRPLPPGSVGDIVVEGGNVMSGYWRDRRLSAAAFQLTAGVRRLRTGDRGHLDADGYLYLHGRRDDVFTHRGVRSSTAEIEAAAMDIAGVGGAVALPPDERGPFTVVVVTGRPTSDVLRELAGRLEPAKVPVHCVTLDALPLTPHGKVDRRRIRTIVDSRRSPTPVQVPTS; translated from the coding sequence ATGCGGATCAACTCTTTGCTGGACACCGCCGCGCGACGGCATCCACACCGCGTCGCGGTCGGCGACCGGATCCATCGGTGGAGCTACCAACAGCTCCGGCGTCGCAGCATCAACCTCGCGAACCTGTTCCGGGCGGCGGGCCTGCGGCCGGGTGACCGGATCGCCGCGCGAACCGGCGGCGCCGGCTTCGCGGCGATCCTGTTCGCCGCCGCGTACGCGGACCTGACGCTGGCGCCGCTGTCGACCGGGATGCGCCCGTTCCAGCTTCGTGCGGTCCTCGCGGACGTTGCCCCGGGCCTGGTGGTCGGGGTCGACCCGGCGAGTGTCGACGTCCCAGCCCCGACCTGGTCCACGGAGCGGTTCGGGCAGATCCTGGCCACCCTCGACGAGCCCGTCGCGGGTCCGCGTTCAAGTGCCGCCGACCGCACCGACGGTGGGTCGGCGGCGCCCGCACTCCTGATGTACACCTCGGGTAGCAGTTCGCAGCCCAAGGGTGTGGTCTGCCCGCACGAACGGATCCTCTTCGCGACCGAGGCGATCGGGCAGGTCCTGGCATATCGGCCGGACGACGTGGTGCTCTCCTGCGTGCCGCCGTCGTTCGACTACGGGCTCTACCAGATCCTGCTCAGCACGGCTGCTGGCGCGCGGTTGGAGATCCTCGGGGCGGGAGAGGGCCTCGCCCTGCTGGACCGGATAGCCAGTGCCCAGGCCACCGTCGTACCCCTGGTGCCCGAGATCGCCACCGCGCTGCTCCGGCTGGCGGCCCGAAAGTCGCCGCCGGTAACGCAGCCGGTCCGGTTGTTCACGAGCACCGGCGCCCGGATGCCGGCGCAGCTCGCCGACGGCCTGCGCGCCGCGTTCCCCGGCGCCGCGTTGACGCACATGTACGGGCTGACCGAGTGCAAACGGGCCACCATCCTGGAGCCGGACGGCGACCTGGTGCGCCCCGGCTCGGTCGGACGCGCGATTCCCGGCACCGTGGTACGGGTAGTCGACCGTCGCGGGCGTCCGCTGCCTCCGGGCAGCGTCGGTGACATCGTCGTCGAGGGTGGCAACGTCATGTCCGGCTACTGGCGCGACCGGCGGCTGAGCGCCGCCGCCTTCCAGCTGACCGCGGGGGTACGGCGACTGCGTACCGGCGACCGCGGTCACCTCGATGCGGACGGCTACCTGTACCTGCACGGCCGGCGCGACGATGTCTTCACGCATCGCGGGGTGCGGTCGAGTACCGCCGAGATCGAGGCGGCGGCGATGGACATCGCCGGTGTCGGCGGTGCCGTCGCCCTTCCGCCGGACGAGCGGGGCCCGTTCACCGTCGTGGTGGTCACCGGCCGGCCAACCAGTGACGTGCTCAGGGAGCTGGCCGGCCGGCTCGAACCGGCGAAGGTGCCGGTCCACTGCGTGACGCTCGACGCGTTGCCACTCACCCCACACGGCAAAGTCGACCGTCGCAGAATTCGCACGATCGTGGACTCACGCCGATCGCCGACCCCCGTTCAAGTGCCGACATCTTGA
- a CDS encoding condensation domain-containing protein has translation MSSRQARPTAADTETDAVHSENRAVYALLPGQLTLHRTLQEMPEAMTSLWMSYRVDGPLDVSAFVDAVRSTVARHAGLRIGVTTQDGAPVQWVRPIPDQHPIVTLTRVTANDTEQFTRYVRAVLATDLRHTFDLAVDYPFIIRLLRFSPTLHAAIGVFSALAVDATARMAVVREIWDTYFGRPPGAEPKDADYLAAVTSRTAAGTTGRSRAVSAYWRRRAPWLPPRCQFLPGIGGPATPTARTELLPVVGPEWEVLRRRWQESGFTTAQWLLAVFAATVFLVTPQDRIAISMRLNGRRHPERGIVGMFDVTVPVVLDRPARPADLLVQVRREQLTATSRRDVSPQVLDEMWAATARRLGHPVHRTLLMTYLEDTADLDLSGRAPVTAGLDPSGRAPVTIERGAYTPAFQRIADGLRIAVNERPDGLRIRLTVDGGSMSQDSFTRFVTAFRARLNGDDHSGRVAAAPPGAPTLASLRAPDGAVLLVVDLAEVTAALERHPEVTSATAAVEIADDGGSRVAAEVTTGDVPVTADELADRVRATLAHRPYLAVPGRISVGYDSASGDRPEALLRDGVG, from the coding sequence ATGTCGTCTCGACAAGCCCGCCCCACTGCGGCCGATACCGAAACCGACGCGGTCCATTCAGAAAACCGCGCGGTCTATGCGTTGCTGCCGGGTCAGCTCACGCTTCACCGCACACTCCAGGAAATGCCGGAGGCAATGACATCCCTCTGGATGTCCTATCGGGTCGACGGTCCGCTGGACGTTTCCGCATTCGTCGATGCGGTGCGGTCGACAGTGGCCAGGCACGCGGGGCTGCGAATCGGCGTCACGACGCAGGACGGCGCCCCGGTCCAGTGGGTTCGCCCGATTCCGGACCAGCACCCGATCGTCACGCTGACCCGAGTCACCGCGAACGACACCGAACAGTTCACCCGGTACGTACGCGCCGTGCTGGCGACCGATCTCAGGCACACCTTCGATCTGGCGGTCGACTACCCGTTCATCATCCGACTCCTGCGATTCTCACCGACGCTGCATGCGGCGATCGGGGTGTTCTCCGCCCTCGCCGTCGACGCCACCGCTCGGATGGCCGTCGTGCGCGAGATATGGGACACGTACTTCGGTCGCCCGCCCGGCGCCGAGCCGAAGGACGCCGACTATCTCGCCGCGGTGACCTCCCGGACAGCTGCCGGCACCACCGGACGCTCGCGGGCCGTGTCCGCGTACTGGCGACGGCGCGCACCCTGGCTCCCGCCTCGCTGCCAGTTCCTTCCCGGCATCGGCGGACCGGCCACGCCCACCGCCCGGACCGAACTGCTGCCCGTCGTCGGCCCCGAATGGGAAGTGCTGCGCCGCCGCTGGCAGGAGTCCGGCTTCACCACGGCCCAGTGGCTGCTCGCCGTGTTCGCCGCCACCGTCTTCCTGGTCACGCCGCAGGACCGGATCGCCATCTCGATGCGGCTGAACGGCAGGCGTCACCCCGAGCGCGGCATCGTCGGGATGTTCGACGTCACCGTGCCGGTCGTGCTCGACCGACCGGCACGGCCCGCCGACCTGCTGGTACAGGTCAGACGAGAGCAACTGACGGCGACCTCGCGTCGGGACGTGTCGCCGCAGGTCCTGGACGAGATGTGGGCGGCAACGGCACGGCGGCTGGGCCACCCCGTCCACCGCACGCTGCTGATGACTTACCTTGAGGACACCGCCGACCTCGACTTGTCAGGTCGCGCCCCGGTCACCGCCGGCCTCGACCCGTCAGGTCGCGCCCCGGTCACCATCGAACGTGGCGCGTACACCCCCGCGTTCCAGCGGATCGCCGACGGCCTGCGGATCGCCGTCAACGAGCGTCCCGACGGGCTGCGGATCCGGCTGACCGTCGACGGCGGCAGCATGTCGCAGGACAGCTTCACCAGGTTCGTCACCGCCTTCCGGGCGCGACTGAACGGGGATGATCACTCCGGCCGGGTCGCCGCGGCCCCGCCCGGCGCACCGACTCTCGCGTCACTGCGGGCACCCGACGGCGCGGTGCTGCTGGTCGTCGACCTGGCCGAGGTCACCGCGGCCCTCGAAAGGCATCCCGAGGTCACCAGCGCCACGGCCGCCGTGGAGATCGCGGACGACGGTGGATCGCGGGTCGCCGCCGAGGTCACGACCGGCGACGTCCCGGTCACGGCGGACGAACTCGCCGACCGGGTCCGCGCCACGCTCGCGCACCGGCCATACCTGGCGGTGCCCGGACGGATCTCGGTCGGATACGACTCCGCCTCCGGCGACCGGCCCGAGGCGCTACTCAGGGATGGAGTTGGTTGA
- a CDS encoding diiron oxygenase: MSGLAEEEQLRPTWARLATVAAKLSDQSRDQRYHVFDVFDWPRELPTDQYWMSPELTTCYGTPVWDRLSETDRLRLTQAEAVNFFSLNVHLIRDLIGEVAGRIYDTRYPGLSEFFHDFIHEENEHMWFFAQFCNRYGGRVYGTKRVVGQAAEGNDAIRDVMVFGRILIAEELCDYFNAKMATDTRLPEIAQRINAVHHQDESRHIAFGRQMMWALYDEATRNATPEEVERAAAYLSRYITSCLRAFYNPAVYADAGLDGARRIRSEVIGNPYRQEFHRAVMRKTTRFFGRMGLFTEETVAW; encoded by the coding sequence ATGAGCGGCCTCGCCGAGGAGGAACAGCTGCGGCCGACCTGGGCTCGGCTCGCCACCGTCGCCGCCAAGTTGAGTGATCAATCGCGCGACCAGCGTTACCACGTCTTCGACGTCTTCGACTGGCCGCGCGAACTGCCGACCGATCAATACTGGATGAGCCCGGAGCTGACCACGTGTTACGGCACCCCGGTGTGGGACCGCCTGTCGGAGACCGATCGGCTGCGCCTGACCCAGGCCGAGGCGGTCAACTTCTTCAGCCTCAACGTTCACCTCATCCGGGACCTGATCGGTGAGGTGGCCGGACGGATCTACGACACGCGCTACCCGGGACTGTCGGAGTTCTTCCACGACTTCATTCATGAAGAGAACGAGCACATGTGGTTCTTCGCCCAGTTCTGCAACCGGTACGGGGGCAGGGTCTACGGCACCAAACGTGTCGTCGGACAGGCCGCCGAGGGCAACGACGCGATCCGCGACGTCATGGTCTTCGGTCGCATTCTCATCGCCGAGGAACTGTGCGACTACTTCAACGCGAAGATGGCGACGGACACCCGGCTTCCGGAGATCGCGCAGCGGATCAACGCCGTCCATCACCAGGACGAGTCGAGACACATCGCGTTCGGCCGGCAGATGATGTGGGCGCTGTACGACGAAGCCACCCGGAACGCGACACCGGAGGAGGTCGAGAGAGCCGCGGCGTATCTGTCGCGCTACATCACCTCGTGCCTGCGGGCCTTCTACAACCCGGCGGTGTACGCCGACGCGGGCCTCGACGGCGCCAGGCGCATCCGGTCCGAGGTGATCGGCAACCCCTACCGTCAGGAGTTCCACCGGGCCGTGATGCGCAAGACCACCCGGTTCTTCGGTCGGATGGGCCTGTTCACCGAGGAAACGGTCGCCTGGTGA
- a CDS encoding peptidase domain-containing ABC transporter: MSTLNERGQVEQPTPPPTEFTNRRQRFRREAVRNYGLTRETGEPVDLRWRARPGLGFLRDLRWRNLRAALAYRRNRVPVVIQSQMSDCGAAALAMVLAYFGQPVPLDALRTETDTGRDGVAARSMLAAARRRGLVARGVRVSIGGLRNLPPATILFWNFVHFVVLERVTDSHIYVVDPSFGRRKVSLAEAGKAFTGVALEFHPPIGGADPTRAAGRRALGAARMPYATRFFPRTSAWLPLVLTSVALTLCSLVVPIASSYVVDWASRPGEPASVWLFVAAPLVLFAMYFWMQTARRMALLSIQTLADKSVTLGTVQHLVSLPFDYFARRHTGDLAIRVRTSNAVRQVLTGSALSAVLDGVLVLVYGWLVVIADPRLGTLVLALAVVQVSVLAVSWRRQEYLTAALLEAQARAQTELFQLLDGVPTLKASGLEGAAAENWSHTFAAEVNARTSSRRFLAVCEAASTAIQFLAPLTVLAAGLVLLDRGEISLSRVVGFSALALGMFVPLASLTQTGLQVAGLRATLTRLADILDARPEAGPDAVAPARVTGAVRLDAVRFAYPGTRTPAVADIDFEIVPGQFTLVVGASGSGKSTLAMLLAGLYLPSAGTVHLDGRPFEQLDRPAVRRSMAYVRQDARLFAGTIRENIALGRPECTLDDVIAAARLAEVHDDIDAMPMRYETLLGAAGAGLSGGQIQRISLARALIRGCELLILDEATSALDRLTEDRIVTNLRGTGRTLVVVAHRLSHPEAADQILVMSDGRIVQRGRHESLIAEDGPYRRLVGAAP, encoded by the coding sequence ATGAGCACGCTGAACGAGCGTGGGCAGGTGGAGCAGCCCACCCCACCGCCAACCGAATTCACCAACCGGCGCCAACGTTTCCGGCGCGAGGCGGTACGCAACTACGGCCTCACCCGGGAGACCGGAGAGCCGGTGGACCTGCGCTGGCGGGCCCGACCAGGGCTGGGTTTCCTGCGTGACCTGCGGTGGCGAAACCTGCGGGCGGCGCTGGCGTATCGGCGCAACCGTGTACCAGTCGTGATCCAGTCCCAGATGAGCGACTGCGGGGCCGCCGCCCTGGCGATGGTCCTCGCCTACTTCGGTCAGCCGGTGCCGCTCGATGCCCTCCGGACCGAGACCGACACCGGCCGGGACGGGGTCGCGGCCCGTTCGATGCTGGCCGCCGCCCGGCGTCGTGGCCTTGTCGCCCGCGGTGTCCGCGTCTCCATCGGCGGGCTGCGTAACCTTCCCCCGGCCACCATCCTGTTCTGGAACTTCGTCCACTTCGTCGTGCTGGAGCGGGTGACCGACAGCCACATATACGTCGTCGATCCGTCCTTCGGGCGACGCAAGGTCAGCCTGGCGGAGGCCGGCAAGGCGTTCACCGGGGTGGCGTTGGAGTTCCACCCGCCGATCGGCGGCGCGGATCCGACGCGCGCAGCCGGCCGCCGAGCCCTCGGCGCCGCTCGCATGCCCTACGCGACCAGGTTCTTCCCCCGCACCAGCGCCTGGTTGCCCCTGGTTCTGACCTCGGTCGCCCTGACCCTGTGCAGCCTGGTCGTGCCGATCGCCTCCTCCTACGTCGTGGACTGGGCCAGCCGGCCCGGCGAACCGGCCAGCGTCTGGTTGTTCGTCGCCGCGCCGCTGGTGCTGTTCGCGATGTACTTCTGGATGCAGACCGCCCGGCGGATGGCGTTGCTGTCCATCCAGACTCTCGCCGACAAGTCGGTGACCCTGGGAACGGTCCAACATCTCGTGTCCCTGCCCTTCGACTACTTCGCCCGCCGCCACACCGGCGACCTCGCGATCCGGGTCCGTACCAGCAACGCGGTCCGTCAGGTGCTGACCGGGAGTGCGCTGTCGGCCGTGCTCGACGGCGTGCTGGTGCTGGTGTACGGCTGGCTCGTCGTCATCGCCGACCCGCGCCTTGGCACGCTGGTACTCGCTCTCGCCGTCGTCCAGGTCAGTGTGCTCGCCGTCAGCTGGCGCCGGCAGGAGTACCTCACCGCCGCGCTGCTGGAGGCGCAGGCGAGGGCACAGACTGAGCTGTTCCAACTGCTCGACGGCGTGCCGACGCTCAAGGCGTCCGGGCTGGAGGGTGCGGCGGCCGAGAACTGGAGCCACACCTTCGCCGCCGAGGTGAATGCCAGGACCAGCAGCCGGCGGTTCCTCGCCGTCTGCGAGGCCGCCAGCACGGCGATCCAGTTCCTGGCGCCCCTCACCGTGCTCGCCGCTGGTCTGGTCCTGCTCGACCGGGGCGAGATCTCACTGTCCCGGGTGGTGGGCTTCTCCGCCCTGGCCCTGGGCATGTTCGTGCCGCTGGCCAGTCTCACCCAGACCGGCCTGCAGGTCGCCGGGCTACGAGCGACGTTGACCCGGCTGGCCGACATCCTCGACGCTCGCCCCGAGGCCGGTCCGGACGCGGTGGCGCCGGCCCGGGTCACCGGCGCGGTCCGGCTCGACGCGGTCCGGTTCGCCTACCCCGGCACCAGGACACCGGCGGTGGCCGACATCGACTTCGAGATCGTGCCCGGTCAGTTCACCCTCGTCGTCGGTGCGTCCGGCTCCGGCAAGTCGACGCTGGCCATGCTGCTGGCTGGGCTCTACCTGCCCAGCGCCGGCACGGTCCACCTCGACGGGAGGCCGTTCGAGCAGCTCGACCGACCTGCCGTGCGGCGGTCGATGGCCTACGTACGCCAGGACGCCCGGCTGTTCGCCGGCACCATCCGGGAGAACATCGCGTTGGGCCGGCCGGAGTGCACTCTCGACGACGTCATTGCGGCGGCGCGGCTGGCCGAGGTCCACGACGACATCGACGCGATGCCGATGCGGTACGAGACGCTGCTCGGCGCCGCCGGGGCGGGCCTGTCGGGTGGTCAGATCCAACGCATCTCGCTGGCCCGGGCCCTGATCCGCGGTTGTGAACTGCTCATCCTCGACGAGGCGACAAGCGCCCTCGACCGGCTCACGGAGGACCGGATCGTGACCAACCTGCGCGGAACGGGCCGCACCCTGGTGGTGGTCGCGCACCGGCTGTCTCACCCGGAAGCCGCCGACCAGATACTGGTGATGAGCGACGGCAGGATCGTCCAACGCGGCCGACACGAGAGCCTCATCGCCGAGGACGGCCCGTACCGACGGCTCGTAGGGGCTGCGCCGTGA
- a CDS encoding acyl carrier protein, giving the protein MENVHSDPMIDEKVLDVVATRVLTVPPTDAAARYTAAMRLADLGIDSLVMAELIVEFEQELGVLLDVVAVDRMDTLGDLCQALRPAAG; this is encoded by the coding sequence GTGGAGAACGTCCACTCGGACCCGATGATCGACGAGAAGGTCCTCGACGTGGTGGCCACCCGGGTCCTCACCGTGCCACCGACCGATGCCGCAGCACGCTATACCGCCGCCATGCGGCTGGCCGACCTGGGGATCGACAGCCTCGTGATGGCGGAACTCATCGTCGAGTTCGAGCAGGAACTGGGTGTCCTGCTCGACGTCGTGGCCGTCGACCGCATGGATACGCTCGGTGACCTGTGCCAGGCCCTACGACCGGCGGCGGGTTGA
- a CDS encoding transglutaminase domain-containing protein gives MTAPQGLDAGALDDLLALILRVPDRHRRFEVDAATAVARYEIDEPTTAFLAAAGLPSTSGPDGSRFDATDLRNVAVHLFARSRERRVLAWWIRELERPAAVTRYRMDYVARCPEPGHAGPCRYRLAVPEDDWHETGAVPEDGAVLHSVTFDRPRRWPELPAALLGLLDETRHIRFLWLPETLRADASFVRATGVGDCVGVAHLLVEEAGRRGLAARFSHGRSLTPPISASHSWAEFHLDGVWVPVDPVLVDALRHWGIAGPGWQRTSSLGTVLGRVGARRRDLVTHAGQPVAAKFPTYVETGD, from the coding sequence GTGACCGCGCCGCAGGGCCTCGACGCCGGGGCACTCGACGACCTGCTGGCGCTGATCCTGCGTGTCCCGGACAGACACCGGCGGTTCGAGGTCGACGCCGCCACCGCCGTCGCCAGGTACGAGATCGACGAGCCCACGACCGCCTTCCTCGCCGCCGCTGGCCTACCCTCGACGTCCGGTCCGGACGGCAGCCGGTTCGACGCCACCGACCTGCGCAACGTGGCGGTTCACCTGTTCGCGCGGTCCCGCGAGCGGAGGGTGCTGGCCTGGTGGATCCGGGAGCTGGAGCGCCCCGCCGCCGTCACCCGTTACCGGATGGACTACGTGGCACGGTGCCCGGAGCCCGGCCATGCCGGGCCGTGCCGGTACCGCCTCGCGGTGCCGGAGGACGACTGGCACGAGACAGGCGCGGTGCCGGAGGACGGCGCCGTCCTGCACTCGGTGACGTTCGACCGGCCACGCAGGTGGCCAGAGCTGCCGGCCGCGCTGCTCGGCCTGCTGGACGAGACCCGGCACATCCGGTTTCTCTGGCTCCCCGAGACGCTGCGCGCCGATGCCAGTTTCGTCCGGGCCACCGGCGTCGGGGACTGCGTCGGCGTGGCCCACTTGCTGGTCGAGGAGGCCGGCCGCCGGGGACTGGCGGCACGGTTCTCCCACGGCAGGTCACTGACCCCGCCCATCTCCGCGTCACACTCGTGGGCCGAGTTCCACCTGGACGGGGTCTGGGTTCCCGTCGACCCGGTACTCGTGGACGCGCTGCGGCACTGGGGCATCGCCGGACCGGGGTGGCAGCGGACCTCGTCGCTCGGCACCGTCCTCGGCCGCGTCGGCGCCCGACGACGTGACCTCGTGACCCATGCCGGTCAGCCGGTTGCCGCGAAGTTTCCCACCTACGTCGAGACAGGAGATTGA
- a CDS encoding phosphopantetheine-binding protein, with protein MVDWPPAFESLIRQRSRLLGADTPLDPDRGLSDLGVDSLEVVELIVNLETEFDIELPPGLLRPEVFATPGTIWAAVRGLV; from the coding sequence ATGGTGGACTGGCCACCCGCCTTCGAATCGCTCATCCGGCAGCGTAGCCGGCTGCTCGGCGCCGACACGCCACTCGACCCCGACCGCGGCCTGTCCGACCTGGGGGTCGACTCGCTGGAGGTGGTCGAGCTGATCGTCAATCTGGAGACCGAGTTCGACATCGAACTCCCGCCCGGGCTGCTGCGGCCAGAGGTGTTCGCGACGCCCGGCACCATCTGGGCCGCGGTCAGGGGTCTGGTATGA
- a CDS encoding SDR family oxidoreductase, giving the protein MDETNGTVFVTGGSRGIGLAVTRQLLTAGYRVVAVSRTLSGELASLRDTVGAALTFLPADLTRGDDRVAVATRIRGCADLHGLVNNAGVATGALHVATASADVSRMWQLNVEVPMSLCQAAVKAMYGSGGRIVNISSIAAHRTFRGLGAYTATKCALEGFSRVLAAEVGRRGITVNCVAPGFIDTAMTTAIADDVRAAIHRRNMLDRDATPGDVARSVEFLLSPAAAAITAQVVRVDSGSGG; this is encoded by the coding sequence GTGGATGAGACGAACGGGACGGTGTTCGTCACCGGCGGGTCGCGCGGCATCGGACTGGCGGTCACCCGCCAGCTGCTCACCGCCGGATACCGGGTCGTCGCCGTATCGCGCACCCTGTCCGGCGAACTCGCGAGCCTGCGGGACACCGTCGGTGCTGCCCTGACGTTCCTTCCCGCCGACCTCACCCGCGGCGACGACCGGGTCGCGGTGGCCACCCGGATCCGGGGCTGCGCCGACCTGCACGGCCTCGTCAACAACGCGGGGGTGGCGACCGGTGCGCTGCACGTGGCCACCGCCAGCGCCGACGTGAGCCGGATGTGGCAGCTGAACGTCGAGGTGCCCATGTCCCTGTGCCAGGCCGCGGTCAAGGCGATGTACGGCAGTGGTGGACGCATCGTCAACATCTCGTCGATCGCGGCCCACCGGACCTTCCGTGGGCTCGGCGCCTACACCGCCACCAAGTGTGCTCTCGAAGGGTTCTCCAGGGTGCTCGCCGCCGAGGTCGGCCGCCGGGGCATCACCGTGAACTGTGTCGCTCCCGGCTTCATCGACACCGCGATGACCACCGCGATCGCGGACGACGTCCGCGCCGCGATCCACCGTCGCAACATGCTCGACCGAGACGCCACCCCCGGCGACGTGGCGCGGTCGGTGGAGTTCCTGCTCTCCCCCGCTGCGGCGGCCATCACCGCGCAGGTGGTCCGGGTCGACTCGGGCAGCGGCGGATGA
- a CDS encoding class I adenylate-forming enzyme family protein, which yields MPVSLCDDQISSRVARLRATVAAAGLRHLAVNVTAGADLVVALRALRPLDVSVILVGPTTAALALTHLRPQALLDVGEERIRRTTEADGEPGGQPPGVWIFSSGTTGTPTPTHWSWHELSRGADWLDAAGGEWWGVGYSPSTYAAVAAVSQALGRAAHVDFLTPTDVATRPAAHYDVVAGTPSFWRMAALHLGTESARPRIDTVSMGGEPVDASLLRLIRAAFTPRRVLQIYASTELGRIATVTDGLPGLPRSVLDGYGPEGKALAIRDGELLVSSGSGAPYLPTGDLAAVHDGRVHILGRQGDVINVGGTKVVPGHVARLLQEHPDVAAARVYAVRSSVLGAVVGVDIVTRSENDPDVVVQRVRAYARRVLSPPEQPRRFAVVDQLAVATSGKAARGG from the coding sequence GTGCCCGTGTCGCTCTGTGATGACCAGATCAGCTCGCGGGTCGCGCGGCTGCGGGCCACCGTCGCCGCGGCCGGCCTACGCCACCTCGCGGTCAACGTGACCGCCGGAGCTGACCTCGTGGTGGCGCTGCGCGCGCTGCGCCCGCTCGACGTGTCCGTCATCCTGGTGGGCCCGACCACTGCCGCGCTGGCGTTGACTCACCTTCGGCCGCAGGCCCTGCTGGACGTCGGCGAGGAGCGGATCCGGCGAACCACCGAGGCCGACGGCGAGCCCGGCGGCCAGCCGCCCGGAGTGTGGATATTCTCGTCGGGGACCACCGGCACCCCCACCCCGACCCACTGGAGCTGGCACGAGCTGAGCCGCGGTGCCGACTGGCTCGACGCGGCCGGCGGCGAGTGGTGGGGAGTCGGCTACAGCCCGTCCACGTACGCCGCGGTGGCCGCCGTGAGTCAGGCGCTCGGCCGGGCCGCCCACGTCGACTTCCTCACCCCCACCGATGTCGCCACCCGCCCAGCCGCGCACTATGACGTCGTCGCCGGCACCCCCTCGTTCTGGCGGATGGCAGCGCTGCACCTGGGCACCGAGAGCGCCCGACCCCGGATAGACACCGTCTCGATGGGTGGCGAACCGGTGGACGCGAGCTTGCTGCGGCTGATCCGGGCCGCCTTCACCCCACGCCGCGTGCTGCAGATCTACGCCAGCACCGAACTCGGCCGCATCGCCACGGTCACCGACGGGCTTCCCGGCCTGCCCCGCTCGGTCCTCGACGGGTACGGGCCGGAGGGTAAGGCGTTGGCAATCCGCGACGGCGAACTCCTGGTGTCGTCCGGGTCGGGTGCGCCGTACCTGCCGACCGGCGACCTTGCTGCCGTCCACGACGGCCGGGTCCACATCCTCGGCCGTCAGGGCGATGTCATAAACGTGGGCGGCACGAAGGTCGTGCCGGGTCACGTGGCCCGGCTGTTGCAGGAGCACCCGGACGTCGCCGCGGCCCGGGTGTACGCGGTCCGCAGCAGCGTGCTCGGCGCCGTTGTCGGCGTGGACATCGTCACCCGGTCCGAGAACGACCCCGACGTGGTCGTCCAGCGGGTCAGGGCGTACGCCCGCCGGGTGCTCTCCCCGCCGGAACAGCCGCGTCGGTTCGCCGTGGTCGACCAGCTCGCGGTGGCCACCTCCGGCAAGGCGGCCCGTGGTGGATGA